The DNA region GATAATGTAGCTTAAGGAGGGATCGAAGGCGAGACGTATATCCTCTTCCGAAGGCCGGGCGGGAGTAGCAGGGTGGCTGTGGAAGTTGCCCAGCAGGGTGTAGCCCTTTTTTCGTATATCCGCGATAGCCTTAAACTGTTCTTCCGGGGCCATGGAAAAATGTTCTGCGCTTTTGTCTGTATTGGTAAGGCAGTATACCGCCTTGACGGTTTTTTCGTTCCCTACAGTTTCGCCCGCAAAGAGACCGCAGGCTTCGTTGGGAAGCCCCTGGACCGCATGGGCTATCATGAGGTCAAAATGCTCCTTGGGCAGGATCAGCATCTTCCACCGCCGCCCATATAGTAGAGAAATTCAACAACAGCGCCTTCTTTCACCAGGGTGGTGTCAAAGTTGGCCCGCAAAATCATTTCATCGTTTAGCTGGACACTGACATATTCGGGCATTTCAACCTTGGCTTCTTCAAGCAGCTTGCTGACGCTGATTTCCCCGGAAACTTCAATTTTTTTTCCATTTGTTGTAACTGTCACCGCGGCTTCCTCCAGGGTTTTTATTACATGTTTACATCTTTTTTGCAAGCCCCTTGACATAAATCATCATACTATTTACCTATAATTAATATGAAAAGTTCTATAACTGGACTGATATGTCCCAAGTGTCACGCGCATTATGATCACCGGGAATTGCAGGGCCTTTGCCGGTGCGGTTCTCCCCTGCTGGTCGAATATGATCTGATCAGTGTGGGTAAAAAGGTAAACCCGGACAAACTTCGGCACCGTCCTGCCACGCTCTGGCGCTATGGAGAACTGTTGCCGGTTCTGGATGAAAGCAATATTGTGTCCCTGGGCGAAGGTTTTACGCCCCTTACCCTACTTCCAAAAATTACCGCTAAATATGATTTTGGCAATCTGCTTATGAAGGACGAAGGAGTGATCCCTACCGGGACCTTCAAAGCCCGGGGCGCAGCGGTAGGGGTGTCCAAGGCTAAAGAATTGGGTGTGACCCATGTAGCTATGCCGACTAACGGTAACGCCGGAGCCGCCTGGGCAGTATACGCCGCCAGGGCTGGTATTTCGGCCCACATCCTCATGCCCGAGGATGCGCCCCGGATCACCAGAAATGAAAGCATAGCCGCCGGGGCAGAAGTGTACCTTGTCCAGGGGCTTATCAGCGACTGCGGCAAAATTCTGGCCCGGTCCATCCCTGCCCACGGCTGGTATGATGTCAGTACCCTCAAGGAGCCTTACCGTATTGAAGGCAAAAAGACCATGGGTTATGAAATTGTTGAACAATTAGGCTGGCAGGTTCCGGACGTCATTGCCTACCCCACAGGTGGCGGTGTGGGGATTATCGGGATTTATAAGGCCTTAAAGGAGATGCAGGGATTGGGCTGGATCGGGGAGAAATTGCCCCGGCTGGTGGCGGTCCAGGCTTCCGGCTGCGCTCCCATTGTGGAGGCTTACCGTAAAAAGGCAAAAGAAAGTGAATTTTTCCCCAATTCAAAGACAATCGCCTTCGGCATTAACGTTCCAAAGGCGCTGGGGGATTTTTTGGTCCTGGAAGCCCTGTATGAAACCGGCGGCTGTGCGGTCGCGGTGGAGGATCGGGAAATACTGGAATCCCTTGCGGAACTGGCTTCGACGGAGGGCGCCTTTGTCTGTCCGGAAGGCGCGGCGGTTCTGGCGGCCTTGAAAAGACTAAGGGCCGAAAACTGGCTCAAGGCGGACGAAACGGCGGTTTTGCTGAATACCGGCGCGGGTATTAAATATCCCGATACCCTGCAATTTAAACTAAACTATTGCCCAGTGGATGGGACTATTTGATCTTATCGATACTTAATTTTTTTAGGCTGTTCTAAATTCGCTTGACAGGAAATTCTCGATACAATATGATATTAAATATCTATATTTAGTAGGATATAAAAGGAGGAAAAAATGAAAAGAGAAGGTTTTGGTAAAATAGTACCCTATGCATTAGTGGTTTCCCTGTTTTTTGCAGCGATAGGCGGGGTCAGTGCGGGCGGACAAAGCGCCTCCGCTGGTGGGACAGAACAGAAGGGCAGCGTTGAGTTGCTCAATGTTTCTTATGATCCCACCCGGGAGTTATACCGGGAGTATAACGATGCCTTTGCAAAGTATTACAAGGATAAGACCGGGGTTGAGGTAACCATCCGGCAGTCCCATGGCGGTTCCGGGGGACAGGCTCGGGGCGTTATTGAAGGTAACGAAGCGGATGTGGTTACCCTGGCATTGGCCTACGATGTGATGCAGATAGGCGATAAGGCCGGCATCATTGACTCAAACTGGCAGACGAGGCTCCCAAACAACAGTTCCCCCTATACCTCGACCATCGTGTTTCTGGTGCGGGCGGGAAATCCCAAAAATATTAAGGATTGGGATGATTTGGTAAAGAGCGGCGTTCAGATCATAACCCCGGACCCCAAGACTTCCGGCGGGGCCCAGTGGAATTACCTTGCGGCCTATGCCTTTGCCAAGGAAAAATACGGCAGCGATGCCCAGGCCAGGGAATTTGTGAAACAGCTTTACAATAATGTCCCGGTCCTGGATTCCGGTGCCCGGGGGGCCACCAATACCTTTGTACAGAGGGGCCTGGGGGATGTGCTCCTGGCTTGGGAAAATGAGGCCTTCCTTTCTATCAATGAGCTTGGGAAGGATCAGTTTGAGATTGTGGTTCCTTCCCTGAGTATCCTGGCGGAACCCACGGTTTCCTGGGTGGACGGAATTACCTCCAGGCACGGAACCCTTGAGGTGGCCAAGGAATACCTGAGCTACCTGTATTCCGATGAGGGCCAGAGGATAGCCGGGAGGAACTACTACCGTCCTTCAAACCCGCAGATAGCCCAGGAATTTGTGACCCAGTTCCCCAATTTGAAGCTGGTTCATATTGATGATTACTTCGGCGGCTGGAGAAAGGTTCACGATTACTATTTTTCTGACGGTGGGGAATTTGACACTATCATAGCGGAACTGAAGAAGAAATAGGGACGTAGTATGGGAATAAGGATATTCGGACCGAAAAAGAACAGGGCCAAGCTCCCGGGTTTTGGATTAACCCTGGGTTTGTCCATGCTCTATATGACCATCCTTATCTTTATTCCCTTGAGCGCCCTCATCTTGTATTCCGCTAAGCTGCCGATTAAGGAATTCTGGGCCCTCATCTCGGATGAACGGGTTGTTACGGCTTTTAAAATTTCATTTTCATCAACTTTCTATGCGGCGGTTTTTAATTTTTTCTTCGGCCTCATCCTGGCCTGGGTTTTGACCAGGTATAATTTTTTTGGCAAGCGGGTTCTGGATGCCCTGATCGATCTGCCCTTTGCCATACCAACCGCAGTGGCAGGTATTTCCCTGGCCACCCTGTTTTCCAAAAACGGAATCCTGGGGGTCTTTCTGCATAAGTTCGGCATAGAGATTGCCTATTCAAAAGCAGGGATAGTAATAGCCTTGATCTTTATCGGGCTACCCTTTGTGGTACGGACCGTGCAGCCGGTTATCCAGGAACTGGACAAGGAGCTGGAAGAAGCCGCCAGCAGCCTGGGGGCGAATTTCTACCAGATTTTTTTTAGGGTACTTTTTCCCGCTATTTTTCCCGCCCTGCTTACGGGCTTTGCCCTGGCCTTTGCCCGGGGCCTGGGAGAGTACGGTTCCATCATATTCATTTCCAGCAACATGCCCTACGAAACGGAAATCGTACCATTGTTGATAGTAAAGAAACTGTTACAGTTTGATTACCGGGGCGCCAGCGCCATCGGTGTAACCATGCTTGTTTGCGCCTTTGTACTTTTGCTTTTAATCAACCTTCTGCAGAGTTTTGCCCGGAGGAGGAAAATTAATTGAGCGCCTATCATCGGCTCAACAAGGAGCCCCGCTGGATTAAACCGGTTTTAATAGCTATTTCCCTGATTTTTATGGCGGTATTTATTTTTATACCCCTCATAACCATCTTCTCCCAGGCCTTTGACTCCGGGGTGGGCGCCTATTTTAAGGCTCTGGGCAACAAGGATATTTTTGCCGCCATACGGCTCACCCTGGTTACCGCCTTGGTCTGCGTTCCCCTCAATACATTCTTTGGCATTTTGCTTGCCTGGGCTATCACTAAATTTGATTTCAGGGGTAAAAATATTCTTATTACCCTTATTGAAGTACCCTTTGCCATTTCTCCGGTTATTGCGGGGCTGCTTTTTATTTTTCTCTTTGGTTCCTTTGGCTGGTTCGGACACTGGCTTATGGCCCATCATGTAAAAATTGTTTTCGCTGTTCCGGGTATTTTTATTGCCACCGCCTTTGTCACCTTCCCCTTTGTGGCCCGGGAACTGATTCCCCTGATGCAGGAGATGGGCAAGGATGATGAGGAGGCGGCCATGACCTTGGGTGCAAACGGCCTGCAAACCTTTTTCAGGATTACCCTGCCCAATATTAAGTGGGGGCTCCTGTACGGGGTGGTCCTGACCAACGCCCGGGCCATGGGTGAATTCGGCGCAGTGGCGGTGGTCTCCGGGCTTATCCGGGGGGTAACTACCACCATGCCGCTATACATTGATATCCTCTACGGAGAGTATCTGTTCCGGGCGGCCTTCGCGGTGGCCTCCCTCTTAACCCTCCTTGCCCTGGTAACACTTATTGCCAAAACTATCATTGAACATTTTATTGCGGAGCAGCGGAAATCCGCTGAAGTTTAAGGAAGCGCCTTATGAGTATAGAAATCGCGGGGATACATAAAAAATTCGGGGACTTTACTGCTCTGGAAAACGTCAACCTTTCTATTCCCACCGGGGAGATTACCGCCCTTCTGGGGCCCTCGGGCTCGGGGAAGACAACGTTACTGCGGATCATCGCCGGGCTTGAAACTCCCGATGCGGGAACCATCAGTCTATTCGGCGAGGATTCCACCAACAAGCAGACCAAGGATCGGAAGGTGGGCTTCGTCTTTCAGCACTACGCCCTGTTTAAACACATGAGCGTTTTTGAGAATATTGCCTTCGGTCTGCGGATTCGCCCCCGGAAGCTGCGGCCCTCTAAGGCGGAGATTCGCGATAAGGTCTTTAAGCTGCTTTCCCTGGTTCAACTGGAGTCCCTGGCGAACAGGCTGCCTTCCGAGTTAAGCGGCGGCCAGAAACAGCGGGTTGCCCTGGCCCGGGCCTTGGCCATTGAGCCCCGGGTACTGCTTTTGGACGAACCCTTCGGCGCCCTGGACGCCAAGGTGCGGCAGGAACTGCGGCGCTGGCTCCGGTTCCTCCACGACGAAATCCACATTACCAGCGTGTTTGTGACCCATGACCAGGAAGAGGCTTTGGAGGTTTCGGATAATATTGTTATTCTGAATAAGGGAAAGGTTGAACAGGTCGGGTCCCCTGAAGACGTGTATGATCATCCGGCGAATCCCTTTGTATATGGATTCCTGGGTAATGTAAATCTCTTTCACGCCCGGCTGGACAAGGGGGTTCTTAACCTGGAACACCGGGAAGACGATCCCCAGGATGCGGATGTTTCATTCTTTGTCCGGCCTCAGGATGTTGCCATCAGCCTTACGAACGGGGATGGGCGGGGCATTGAAGCGCAAATTCTTACCCATAGAATTCTGGGGGGCAGGGTACGGGTGAACCTAAAAACTCTGGTGGGGGATAAAGAAATCGAAGCAGATATTGAAAAGAAACAGTGGAACCTTATAAAAGAAGAAAACAGGGATAGGGTGTATATCATTTTTTCCGGGGCTAAAATATACTCAAAGGATGAAGTTTGGAGCGACTATGCCATCTAACCGGATACTGGCCTCTATATTGGATAAGATCAGTGGCCCCATGGCCCTTGCGTTCAGCCATCAGGCGGAGGACGCCGCTGTATTGCACCTGGTATTACAGTCCTTTCCGGAATTCGCTTCCGGGGGCTTAGAAGGATCGGGCCGGACTCTGGAAGTTTTTACCCTGGACACAGAAAAACTATTCCCCGAGACCCTCGCGTACCACGAAGAGGTGGAACGGTTTTTTAAAGTTCCCATTAAAAAGTACCGCCCCGATGGGGGTGAAGTCAAAAAACTGGAAGAAGAGCTTGGTGATGAATGGGGCATGCGGGGGAGCCTGGAAAAACGGCACCTCTGCTGCAAGGTAAGAAAGGTGGATGTCCTGGGCAAAGTCCTGGCGGGCAAGAGTGCCTGGATCACGGGCCTTCGGGCTGCCCAGTCGGTTACCCGGACGGGCCTTCAGGTTTTAGAATACGATGAACAGAACGGGCTTATCAAAATAAACCCCCTGGCCGCCTGGAGCGACGATGACCTGGCTGCCTATATTAAAGAACATCAGATACCTCTTAACCCCCTGTATAGTGAGGGTTTTAAAAGTATAGGCTGCGCTCCCTGCACCCGGGCGGTGAAGGAAGGGGAGGATATACGGGCCGGCAGATGGTGGTGGGAAAACCCGGACCACAAGGAATGCGGCTTGCATAATAGAAGGAAAACAGGGTGAGTGAAGAAACCGGATTGACAAAACTGGACAGGCTGGAATCCCAAAGTATTTTTATTATCCGGGAAGCCTATAAATCATTCAAGAACATCGGTATGCTCTGGTCCATTGGCAAGGATAGTACGGTGCTGTTATGGCTCGCCAAAAAAGCCTTCTTCGGCCATATCCCCTTTGAACTGATCCACATCGATACTAATTATAAGATCCCCGAAATGATAGCCTACCGGGACCGGTTGGCAAAGGAACTGAAGCTGCGGCTTGTGGTGGGGCAGAACAAAAAAGCCCTGGCGGAAAAGCGGACCTTTGTGGATGGCCTGGACCGGATATCCTGTTGCAAGGAACTCAAAACCATACCCCTCAGGCAAACCCTGGACGGCGTTGGCGCCCGGCGGGTCTACGATCCTAACCGGGATGTATGGGAAGAGTTTGAGACCGCCGAACCCTACAACGCGGTGATCGTGGGGGTACGGAGTGATGAAGAGGGGAGCCGTTCCAAGGAGCGGGTTTTTTCCGCCAGGGACGAAAAGAGCGAGTGGGACGCCAGTGCCCAGCCTCCTGAATTGTGGAATCTTTACAAAACCGAGTTCGCCCCCAAGACCCATGTGAGGGTCCACCCCCTGCTGGACTGGACCGAGCTTAATATTTGGGAATACATTGAGCGGGAAAAGATACCCACCATTTCTATTTATTATAACCAGGGTGAAGGCAAACGCTACCGTTCCCTGGGCTGTTACCCCTGCACCAGCCCGGTGGATTCCGATGCCCGGAACCCCGGGGAAATTATTGAGGAACTTATCAGTGGCAAATTCCGTAATATCGCTGAACGGTCCGGCCGGGCCCAGGATATAGACGGGGGCGGTACCCTGGAAACCCTGCGGAAAGAGGGGTATATGTGATGGCTATAACAACGACGGTGGAAGCTGCCAACCGGGAGCGGATGGACATCGTTATTACCGGTCATGTGGACCACGGCAAGAGCACCCTGGTAGGCCGGCTTCTGGCGGATACCCAGTCCCTGCCGGAGGGTAAATTACAAGCCGTGAAAGATTCCTGTAAAAAAAACGGCCGGGTTTTTGAATACGCCTTTCTCCTGGACGCCCTGGAGGATGAACAGAAACAGGGCATTACCATCGACAGCGCCCGTATATTTTTTAAGAGCAAGGTCCGGGAGTATATTATCATCGACGCTCCGGGGCATATCGAATTTTTGCGGAACATGCTGAGCGGTGCGTCCCGGGCAGTGGCGGCGGTGCTGGTAATCGACGCCGTTGAAGGGGTGGCGGAAAATTCCAAACGTCACGGCCTCCTCCTCTCCCTCCTGGGGATATCCCAGGTCCTGGTAGTGGTGAATAAGCTCGACGCCTTGAACTATGATCGGCAGGTATTTGAGGATATTAAAAAAGAATATGTGGCCTACCTGGAAACCCTTAAGGTAAAGCCCCTGGCCTTTGTGCCGGTGAGCGCACGGGAGGGCAAGAACATTACCGAAGCTGCGTCGGAGATGCCCTGGTATACTGGAAAAACGGTTCTGGAGATCCTCGATAGTTTTCGTAATCTCCCCTCCAACGAGGATTCCTTTTTTGCCATGCCGGTTCAGGATGTATACCGGTTCAGCAATGACAATGATGAACGGCGGATCTACGCCGGCACCATTGTAAGTGGGGAAATCAGCGTGGGGGAGTCCGTAACCTTTCTGCCTTCCCGCAAGGAAGCGCATATTAAAAACATTGAGGTTTGGAACGCGCCTTCTAAGACCAGGGCCATTACCGCTGAAGCATCAGGCTTTACCCTGGAAGAGGAAATCTACGTGAAGCGGGGGGAGGTGATGGTCAAATCCGCCGAGAAAGCCCCGGTGCAGACCGCCGAACGGATTCGGGCCAATGTAATTTGGCTTGGCGTCCGGCCCTTTAGTTTCAATAAGTCCTATCTGTTAAAATTGGGAAGCGCCCGGGCGGAAGTCCGGCTTGAAAAGATAGAAAGTTTCCTTGGCGAAGGCGAGCGGGAAGAGTACAGCGAACTCCGCCGTAACGACTGCGGCAGCGTGATCCTGAGCCTTTCCCGTCCCATGGCGGTTTCCGCTTTTTTTGACAACCCCGTTTTGGGGCGCTTTGTTATCGTGGACGGCTATGACGCCGCCGGCGGGGGCATAGTGCTGGAAAACCTGGATGCCAAAAAGACCTGGCAGAGCTTGAACAGCTTTGAGGGGGTCAACACCGGCGGGGGGTTTGAGGAAGAGCTTTTTGCGCTGCTGAAGAAGTATTTTCCCCATAGGTTCGAATGATGCTGTTGAATTTGACCTTTATCGGTTGGAACAGGGAATCCGGATTAATGAAGCGGGAAAATTGAAATATACCGCGGGGAAGCGGTTTGAAAATAGTTTTGTTGGATATTATTGGGATTGAAACGGAAATAGCGGTGTTTTAGCCGTGAACCCTAGTAATAACCTATAAATAATAATATACTGAGTGAAAATTGGAGATCAAAACCATGGGTAATCAGAAAGGAAAACACATTGCCATTTACGGCAAAGGCGGTATCGGGAAATCGACCACTACCTCCAATATCAGCGCCTCCCTGGCCGAGGCGGGATTTAAGGTAATACAGATAGGCTGTGACCCGAAAAGCGATTCCACTAATGTCCTACGGGGGAATGAATATCTGCCCACCGTGCTGGACAGTATGCGGGATGGCGGAAAGGTCCACCTGGATGATATTTCCAGGGCCGGATTTGGAGGGGTGCTGTGCATCGAATCCGGCGGGCCGGTGCCGGGTGTTGGCTGCGCGGGTCGGGGGATCAATGCCGCAGTAACTTTGCTGCAGGAACTGCATCTTTTTGACGAATTCAAGCCTGATTATGTGCTCTACGATGTGCTGGGGGACGTGGTATGCGGAGGCTTTGCCGTACCCATCCGGGACGGGATCACCGACCGGGCCTATGTGGTCAGTTCCTCGGATTTTATGGCCATCTATGCTGCAAATAATCTTTTTAAGGCCATCAGCAAATATGCCCCTTCAGGGGGAGCAAAGCTGGGGGGCATCATCGGCAATGGCCTTTCGGCGGGATATTCCCAAAGCATCATCGACGATTTTGCCCAAAAGACCGGTACAAAAGTGACGGGCTATATTCCCCGGTCTCTGGTTGTTTCCCAGAGCGAGCTCTACGGAAAAACGGTAATTGAGGCAAGTCCTGAATCGGAACATGCAAAACTGTACCGCGCTCTGGCAAAGACTGTAGCGGAAAATGAGGATTTGATGGTACCCAACCCCTTGGCGACCACAGAGCTGCGTTCCTGGGCAAAGGACTGGGGCGACAAGGTCTTTAAACTAGAGGAAGGGATAGTTGTAGGCAGCAGGGAAGCAATTTAAGAAAAACCAATGGCATTACTTGAAAGCAGAAAAGCGCTGACTAGAGAGAAACGAAACGGCGCGATCAGTCATTATCACGGGACCCTGGCGTCCATCTTGGAAGATAGTTCGGGGAAAGAACTTCAGTCCCGGGTCCGTACCTTAACCCAGAGCTCCCCGGGTGAAATAATATACGCCCTGCAGGCGGTAAGCGGCATTCATGATGCGGTGGTGATTATCCATGGCGCTTTGGGATGCGCCGCATCGGGGGTATGGTTTAATTCGGGCGAAAATCGCTCCTGGTATACCACCAACCTGAATGAAAGCGATACTATTCTTGGGGGTGACGAAAAACTGCGGGCTGCTATTCTGCGGGCTTATAATGAAAATCATCCTGAAGCAATTTTTATCATCGGAACCCCCATCATAGCAATCAATAATGATGATGTGGATTCGGTGGTCATTGAGCTGAGCGACGAACTTGGATGTAAAATTATTTATATAGATGTAAACGGCTTTAAAACAAAAAATGCCCTTTCCGGGTATGATGTGATTTTTCATGGGTTCCTGAAACATCTGGTGGAACCAAAGCAAAATCCGGTCAAGCCCTTTCTCAATCTTTTTACTGTATCGGAAAGTCCTGATAACGTGGCCGCAATCGTAGAACTGCTTCAGGTTCTTGATATTCCCTGCAACATTGTACCCCGGTTTTCCGGCCTTAATGGGATACGCCGTGCTTCCGGGGCCCTTTGCAGTGTTTCTCTGGACGATGCGGAAAATGAATATATAATGACCGGGCTTGAAGAACAGTATGGGGTTCCTGTGGTAAAAACAAATCCGCCTATAGGCACCGCAGGGGTTTATGATTTTATTAAAAAAATTGCCGCCCACTTTGACCGGAATGCACAGGCGGAGACGCTGATAAAAGACGAGGAACAGAAGATCAGCGGCCGACGCAGTAAGAAACCATTCGCAGGTAAAAAGATTCTACTGGAGGCGGATTTGCACCGAGTCGTGAGTTTTTCCTCATTGATTGAAGAATTGGGGGGAGAAATATCCGGCATTGTAATCCCTCATTTGGATATTCAGAATGCGGGTAAATTAAAAGACCTTTCGATACTGCCCAGAACCGTACCTTTTATAGTGGCCCAGGGGCAGCAGTTTGAAATTGCCAATGTTCTGAATAGATATCCGGCGGATTTTTATATAGGGCGATCCGAAACTGCGGCTGCGGCAGCCCGGTTTGGCGCAATTCCTCTTCCCCTTGATGGGATTACCTATTATGGGTATCGGGGGATCGGCGAAGTGGTAAAGCGGGCTTTGAAGCTGGGGACGAATAATAACTATGTTTCTTTGCTGGGCCAGAAATTGGGGGCACCCTATTCTGAATCATGGCTCAAGCGAAGCGGAAACTGGTATGTCAAATTTGAGGTAAAGTAGCCATGCATGAAGTACTGAAGAATTCCCGTCATGGGTGCGATCTGCACGGCGCCCTGCAAACCCTGGAAGAACTTTCCGGCGTAGCGGCGGTGGTACATGCCAACGCCGGCTGTGTGTATCAGCATTATTTGGCGGACCGGGCTGGCCATCTGGCTGGCGGGAGTGTTTATGGGCCGGAGATACCCTCTACTGAGGTTATTGAAAAGCAAATCGTTTTCGGCGGGGCATCCCGTCTGCGGGAAGAACTCAAAAATGCGGCTAAGGTAATTGACGGATCATTGTATATCATCCTGGGAAGCTGTGAAGCTGCCATGGTGGGGGATGATCTGGCGGCCATGACCAAGGAAGCTACCGATATTGCTCTGCCGGTTATTTTTTATTTTTCCGCAGGATTTAAGGGAGGCAGCCACTGGGGTTATGCTAATATTATGCGCGTCATTATACAGCAGCTGCCCTCGGTGAGAAAATTTAGCTCGGAAAAAATACCTGGTTTGGTTAATGTCTTAGGTATACTGCCTAAGGCGGATATCTTTTATAAAGGGGATATCCGGGAGATAAAACGACTCCTGGAAACTGCGGGATTGACGGCCAACACTTTTTTTGGGCCCCGGGACGGCGTAGCAGAACTGGAACGGAGCGCCCTGGCGGAGCATAGCCTGGTGTTTTCCCATTGGGGGCTTGCCGCTGCAGAACAGTTGAAAGAACAATACGGCATTCCCTATACGTTTTTTGAAAGTCTGCCCTTGGGAATCGAAGGAACAGCGGCATTTTATAAACAGCTTTCATCGGTGATTAAAATTGACGAGACGAGAACCACTGCTTTTCTGGGACAGGAAGAAGAACAATACCGCTATTACCTAAAATCCCTGACCGATGTCTATTTTGGAGAAACCCTGCAGAAAAACACAGCCCTGGTGGGGGACATCAGTACCGTAAAACGAATAAGCCCCTTTTTGGAACATTCCCTGGGCACGGTGATTCATACAGCAGTACTAACCGATGTATATACCCACGGTAAGGAAGAAGCCCGGCCTCCGGTTCCTGAGGGATTGGCCGGAGAAGTTTTTAAGACCGATGACAGCGCGGAAATTGATCAGATCCTGAGTGATGCGGATGTGGAGATGGTCCTGGGAAGTGCTCTGGAAGAGGATGCTGCGAAGCGCCTCAAAATTCCCCACCTTACCATTTCGACCCCTAATGGAAACCAGGTTCTGCTCCACAAGACCTACGCGGGGATCACGGGCGC from Treponema primitia ZAS-2 includes:
- a CDS encoding AAA family ATPase — encoded protein: MGNQKGKHIAIYGKGGIGKSTTTSNISASLAEAGFKVIQIGCDPKSDSTNVLRGNEYLPTVLDSMRDGGKVHLDDISRAGFGGVLCIESGGPVPGVGCAGRGINAAVTLLQELHLFDEFKPDYVLYDVLGDVVCGGFAVPIRDGITDRAYVVSSSDFMAIYAANNLFKAISKYAPSGGAKLGGIIGNGLSAGYSQSIIDDFAQKTGTKVTGYIPRSLVVSQSELYGKTVIEASPESEHAKLYRALAKTVAENEDLMVPNPLATTELRSWAKDWGDKVFKLEEGIVVGSREAI
- a CDS encoding nitrogenase component 1, with translation MALLESRKALTREKRNGAISHYHGTLASILEDSSGKELQSRVRTLTQSSPGEIIYALQAVSGIHDAVVIIHGALGCAASGVWFNSGENRSWYTTNLNESDTILGGDEKLRAAILRAYNENHPEAIFIIGTPIIAINNDDVDSVVIELSDELGCKIIYIDVNGFKTKNALSGYDVIFHGFLKHLVEPKQNPVKPFLNLFTVSESPDNVAAIVELLQVLDIPCNIVPRFSGLNGIRRASGALCSVSLDDAENEYIMTGLEEQYGVPVVKTNPPIGTAGVYDFIKKIAAHFDRNAQAETLIKDEEQKISGRRSKKPFAGKKILLEADLHRVVSFSSLIEELGGEISGIVIPHLDIQNAGKLKDLSILPRTVPFIVAQGQQFEIANVLNRYPADFYIGRSETAAAAARFGAIPLPLDGITYYGYRGIGEVVKRALKLGTNNNYVSLLGQKLGAPYSESWLKRSGNWYVKFEVK
- a CDS encoding nitrogenase component 1 is translated as MHEVLKNSRHGCDLHGALQTLEELSGVAAVVHANAGCVYQHYLADRAGHLAGGSVYGPEIPSTEVIEKQIVFGGASRLREELKNAAKVIDGSLYIILGSCEAAMVGDDLAAMTKEATDIALPVIFYFSAGFKGGSHWGYANIMRVIIQQLPSVRKFSSEKIPGLVNVLGILPKADIFYKGDIREIKRLLETAGLTANTFFGPRDGVAELERSALAEHSLVFSHWGLAAAEQLKEQYGIPYTFFESLPLGIEGTAAFYKQLSSVIKIDETRTTAFLGQEEEQYRYYLKSLTDVYFGETLQKNTALVGDISTVKRISPFLEHSLGTVIHTAVLTDVYTHGKEEARPPVPEGLAGEVFKTDDSAEIDQILSDADVEMVLGSALEEDAAKRLKIPHLTISTPNGNQVLLHKTYAGITGAYFLLEDYASAVLRNNAEQREEKRRFLKSLDVFQEPLS